From Sparus aurata chromosome 9, fSpaAur1.1, whole genome shotgun sequence, a single genomic window includes:
- the tbccd1 gene encoding TBCC domain-containing protein 1 isoform X2 translates to MEADRVSIWPRMEPFLLGALQVAPPSKLSLHYLRKMASYVRTRDGCFPILGWPMWRHIACGKLQLPEDFAWLYFETFDLLIGHPPEERLEWAECLSQCSSKTELEQQRNKLSVDTLQFLLFLYIQQLNRVSLRTSLIGEEWPSQRTRSPSPSDREAKTSSQNKNWDDQAHLSFVYSHLAEILELLVEPGQLSQSGQALRDCQISLEAVRSLGLLLEGSACHGRAVQPIHRLLTKGPVQKQAGYSTLTHSFLLHKLLSSLQQSLTLNPFGITACLRSGKKLAWAQQEGAMKRAKIARNTHMAPPGSKMVLMSQVFKQTLAKTSDKLTGANIKIHRCSDAFIYLLSPLRSVSVDKCRDSTVVLGPVETSVHIHSCQNVRVVCVAGRIAVGASSCCTIHALTPTRPLLLPGNTDITLGPFHTFYPSMEDHMASVGLAVVPSAWDQPLLLGTEGLISSSLNASPNPDSVCYRLLPPAEFHTLVVPFQMEGDTCEVPGGLPPQYQAALDDKEKRIQKWQKTVMEARLNKEQKQQFKELVEVKFHEWLLETGHRQELDSLIPPTIASLKNSNGPEMDTPQVTDAKHVRTGRAVGQSPMAC, encoded by the exons TCCCTATTTTGGGCTGGCCCATGTGGAGGCATATTGCTTGCGGAAAGCTCCAGCTTCCAGAGGACTTCGCATGGCTCTACTTTGAGACTTTTGACTTACTTATTGGCCACCCTCCAGAGGAGAGGCTGGAGTGGGCGGAGTGTCTTTCCCAGTGCTCTTCCAAAACTGAGCTCGAACAACAAAGGAacaag TTGTCTGTGGACACACTGCagtttctcctcttcctttATATCCAGCAGCTAAACCGCGTGTCTCTGCGTACCTCTCTGATTGGTGAAGAGTGGCCCAGTCAGCGTACTCGTTCCCCCTCTCCATCAGACCGAGAGGCCAAGACTAGCTCTCAGAACAAG AACTGGGATGACCAGGCCCACCTTTCATTTGTTTATAGTCACCTAGCTGAGATTCtggagctgctggtggagcCAGGCCAACTGTCACAGTCTGGTCAGGCCCTTAGAGATTGCCAG aTATCCCTGGAGGCTGTGCGCAGCTTGGGCCTGCTCTTGGAGGGCTCAGCTTGTCATGGCAGAGCTGTCCAACCCATCCACAGGCTGCTGACCAAAGGTCcagtgcagaaacaagctgGCTACTCCACACTCACCCACTCGTTTCTCCTGCACAAGCTACTGTCGTCCCTCCAGCAGAGCCTCACACTCAACCCCTTTGGGATAACTGCCTGCCTGCGCTCAGGCAAGAAGCTAGCCTGGGCTCAACAAG AGGGGGCTATGAAGAGAGCCAAAATAGCTCGAAACACCCACATGGCTCCACCAGGCAGTAAAATGGTGCTGATGTCGCAAGTGTTCAAGCAGACTCTGGCTAAAACCTCAGACAAGCTGACCGGTGCCAACATCAAAATCCACAGATGCTCGGATGCCTTCATATATCTTCTGTCACCTCTCAG ATCAGTCAGCGTGGACAAATGCCGGGACAGCACTGTGGTTTTAGGTCCTGTTGAGACCAGCGTCCACATCCACAGCTGTCAGAATGTGCGGGTGGTGTGTGTGGCTGGCAGGATCGCTGTCGGAGCCTCCTCATGCTGCACTATTCACGCCTTGACGCCCACCCGCCCCTTGCTCTTACCTGGAAACACAGACATTACACTGGGGCCTTTCCACACTTTTTATCCCTCCATGGAGGATCATATGGCCAGTGTTGGGCTGGCAGTAGTCCCCAGTGCCTGGGATCAACCCTTGCTTCTGGGGACCGAGGGCCTCATCAGCAGCTCTCTCAACGCATCACCAAACCCAGACTCTGTCTGCTACCGCCTGCTGCCCCCAGCTGAGTTTCACACACTGGTTGTGCCTTTCCAGATGGAGGGTGACACATGTGAGGTGCCTGGGGGATTACCTCCTCAATATCAGGCAGCACTTGATGATAAGGAGAAGAGGATACAGAAGTGGCAGAAGACTGTGATGGAGGCCCGGCTAAACAA GGAGCAAAAGCAGCAGTTTAAGGAGTTGGTGGAGGTCAAATTCCATGAGTGGCTTCTGGAAACAGGGCACAGACAGGAACTTGACAGCCTTATTCCACCCACGATAGCCTCCTTAAAGAACTCCAATGGACCTGAGATGGACACGCCCCAAGTTACTGATGCCAAACATGTGAGGACTGGGCGGGCAGTTGGACAGTCACCTATGGCTTGTTGA
- the tbccd1 gene encoding TBCC domain-containing protein 1 isoform X1, which produces MEADRVSIWPRMEPFLLGALQVAPPSKLSLHYLRKMASYVRTRDGCFPILGWPMWRHIACGKLQLPEDFAWLYFETFDLLIGHPPEERLEWAECLSQCSSKTELEQQRNKLSVDTLQFLLFLYIQQLNRVSLRTSLIGEEWPSQRTRSPSPSDREAKTSSQNKNWDDQAHLSFVYSHLAEILELLVEPGQLSQSGQALRDCQISLEAVRSLGLLLEGSACHGRAVQPIHRLLTKGPVQKQAGYSTLTHSFLLHKLLSSLQQSLTLNPFGITACLRSGKKLAWAQQVEGAMKRAKIARNTHMAPPGSKMVLMSQVFKQTLAKTSDKLTGANIKIHRCSDAFIYLLSPLRSVSVDKCRDSTVVLGPVETSVHIHSCQNVRVVCVAGRIAVGASSCCTIHALTPTRPLLLPGNTDITLGPFHTFYPSMEDHMASVGLAVVPSAWDQPLLLGTEGLISSSLNASPNPDSVCYRLLPPAEFHTLVVPFQMEGDTCEVPGGLPPQYQAALDDKEKRIQKWQKTVMEARLNKEQKQQFKELVEVKFHEWLLETGHRQELDSLIPPTIASLKNSNGPEMDTPQVTDAKHVRTGRAVGQSPMAC; this is translated from the exons TCCCTATTTTGGGCTGGCCCATGTGGAGGCATATTGCTTGCGGAAAGCTCCAGCTTCCAGAGGACTTCGCATGGCTCTACTTTGAGACTTTTGACTTACTTATTGGCCACCCTCCAGAGGAGAGGCTGGAGTGGGCGGAGTGTCTTTCCCAGTGCTCTTCCAAAACTGAGCTCGAACAACAAAGGAacaag TTGTCTGTGGACACACTGCagtttctcctcttcctttATATCCAGCAGCTAAACCGCGTGTCTCTGCGTACCTCTCTGATTGGTGAAGAGTGGCCCAGTCAGCGTACTCGTTCCCCCTCTCCATCAGACCGAGAGGCCAAGACTAGCTCTCAGAACAAG AACTGGGATGACCAGGCCCACCTTTCATTTGTTTATAGTCACCTAGCTGAGATTCtggagctgctggtggagcCAGGCCAACTGTCACAGTCTGGTCAGGCCCTTAGAGATTGCCAG aTATCCCTGGAGGCTGTGCGCAGCTTGGGCCTGCTCTTGGAGGGCTCAGCTTGTCATGGCAGAGCTGTCCAACCCATCCACAGGCTGCTGACCAAAGGTCcagtgcagaaacaagctgGCTACTCCACACTCACCCACTCGTTTCTCCTGCACAAGCTACTGTCGTCCCTCCAGCAGAGCCTCACACTCAACCCCTTTGGGATAACTGCCTGCCTGCGCTCAGGCAAGAAGCTAGCCTGGGCTCAACAAG TAGAGGGGGCTATGAAGAGAGCCAAAATAGCTCGAAACACCCACATGGCTCCACCAGGCAGTAAAATGGTGCTGATGTCGCAAGTGTTCAAGCAGACTCTGGCTAAAACCTCAGACAAGCTGACCGGTGCCAACATCAAAATCCACAGATGCTCGGATGCCTTCATATATCTTCTGTCACCTCTCAG ATCAGTCAGCGTGGACAAATGCCGGGACAGCACTGTGGTTTTAGGTCCTGTTGAGACCAGCGTCCACATCCACAGCTGTCAGAATGTGCGGGTGGTGTGTGTGGCTGGCAGGATCGCTGTCGGAGCCTCCTCATGCTGCACTATTCACGCCTTGACGCCCACCCGCCCCTTGCTCTTACCTGGAAACACAGACATTACACTGGGGCCTTTCCACACTTTTTATCCCTCCATGGAGGATCATATGGCCAGTGTTGGGCTGGCAGTAGTCCCCAGTGCCTGGGATCAACCCTTGCTTCTGGGGACCGAGGGCCTCATCAGCAGCTCTCTCAACGCATCACCAAACCCAGACTCTGTCTGCTACCGCCTGCTGCCCCCAGCTGAGTTTCACACACTGGTTGTGCCTTTCCAGATGGAGGGTGACACATGTGAGGTGCCTGGGGGATTACCTCCTCAATATCAGGCAGCACTTGATGATAAGGAGAAGAGGATACAGAAGTGGCAGAAGACTGTGATGGAGGCCCGGCTAAACAA GGAGCAAAAGCAGCAGTTTAAGGAGTTGGTGGAGGTCAAATTCCATGAGTGGCTTCTGGAAACAGGGCACAGACAGGAACTTGACAGCCTTATTCCACCCACGATAGCCTCCTTAAAGAACTCCAATGGACCTGAGATGGACACGCCCCAAGTTACTGATGCCAAACATGTGAGGACTGGGCGGGCAGTTGGACAGTCACCTATGGCTTGTTGA